The Prevotella sp. E9-3 genome has a window encoding:
- a CDS encoding DUF6029 family protein, translating to MKRYILSITAFCCCLTIQAQQKEVTFSGSIQSDMLIPQTDKDINAEKKEDLLTNTYADLQMQSKFVDAGARLEYMDHPLPGFENDFKGWGVPNFWVKGKLEKAELTLGTFYEQFGSGFILRTYEERSLGIDNSLLGGRLALKPMKGVTLKLLSGKQRHYWKWDGGLTSGANADINLDEWIPTLEENDTRLSLGASWVNKYEKDEDIFVDLTHRLNLPKYVNAWDVRANLNKGPWGMLVEYAQKTQDPSFDNNFSYDNGHVAMFSGSYSEKGLSILLQAKRSENMSFRSKRNINGTALHLNHLPAFTLDHTYALAALYPYATQLAAGEWAYQTELGYNFKRKTAIGGRYGMNVKLNYSYVRSIQNAWLKWGNQTYYQDLNVQLSRRMTRDFKLNLMYMNQRYNKTVVEGEGGIIHSNIFVADGMYQLAPKTKLRGEVQYLNTKQDQGDWVFGLLELSLAPHWMVTVSDMWNCGDSDPEFYSDNTHLHYYQGLVTYNIGSHRIQAGYGRTRAGYNCSGGVCRYVPATKGFTLSYNYNF from the coding sequence ATGAAACGATACATTCTTTCTATCACCGCATTCTGTTGTTGCCTGACAATTCAGGCTCAGCAGAAAGAGGTTACATTCTCTGGAAGCATTCAGAGCGACATGCTCATTCCTCAAACTGACAAGGACATCAACGCCGAGAAGAAGGAAGACCTGCTGACAAACACCTATGCCGACCTGCAGATGCAGAGCAAATTTGTAGATGCAGGGGCTCGCCTGGAATATATGGATCATCCCCTCCCCGGCTTTGAGAACGACTTTAAAGGATGGGGCGTGCCCAATTTCTGGGTAAAAGGAAAGTTGGAGAAAGCCGAACTCACACTTGGTACTTTTTATGAACAGTTTGGTTCTGGTTTTATCCTCCGCACTTACGAAGAGCGTTCGCTGGGTATCGACAACTCACTGTTGGGCGGCCGCTTGGCCTTGAAGCCCATGAAGGGTGTTACCTTAAAACTGCTCAGCGGTAAGCAACGCCACTATTGGAAATGGGACGGCGGTCTGACCTCAGGAGCCAATGCCGATATCAACCTTGACGAGTGGATTCCCACTCTGGAAGAGAACGATACCCGTTTGAGTCTCGGTGCTTCGTGGGTGAACAAATATGAAAAGGATGAGGATATCTTTGTGGATCTCACCCATCGCCTGAACTTACCGAAGTATGTAAATGCTTGGGATGTAAGAGCCAATCTGAACAAAGGTCCTTGGGGAATGCTGGTTGAATATGCCCAGAAGACACAAGACCCCTCATTCGACAACAACTTCAGCTACGACAACGGTCATGTGGCGATGTTCTCAGGCTCTTATTCTGAAAAGGGCCTCAGCATTCTGCTACAAGCCAAACGTTCAGAAAATATGTCGTTCCGCAGCAAGCGAAACATCAACGGAACAGCTCTTCACCTGAATCATCTCCCTGCATTCACCCTCGACCACACATACGCGCTTGCTGCCCTTTATCCCTATGCCACCCAACTGGCAGCGGGCGAATGGGCCTACCAGACGGAACTGGGCTACAACTTCAAGCGCAAGACGGCCATTGGCGGTCGTTACGGCATGAACGTAAAACTAAACTATTCGTATGTAAGATCTATTCAGAATGCCTGGTTGAAATGGGGTAATCAGACCTACTACCAGGACCTGAACGTTCAACTGAGCCGTCGTATGACACGCGACTTCAAACTGAACTTGATGTACATGAACCAGCGCTACAACAAGACGGTGGTAGAAGGCGAAGGCGGCATCATCCACTCAAACATCTTCGTGGCCGACGGTATGTACCAATTGGCACCCAAGACCAAGCTGCGCGGTGAGGTGCAGTACCTTAACACCAAGCAGGATCAGGGCGACTGGGTATTCGGATTGTTGGAACTGTCGCTGGCTCCCCACTGGATGGTTACCGTAAGTGATATGTGGAACTGTGGCGATAGCGACCCGGAGTTCTATTCCGACAACACTCACCTGCACTACTATCAGGGACTGGTAACCTACAACATCGGATCGCACCGCATACAGGCCGGCTATGGCCGCACCCGTGCCGGCTACAACTGCTCGGGTGGCGTTTGCCGCTATGTTCCGGCTACGAAAGGATTTACTCTTTCATACAACTATAACTTCTAA
- a CDS encoding TlpA disulfide reductase family protein gives MKRSIIISILAFLFVGISYAQLPQTVLKDINGRTVQTDTLNNGGKPFIIDFFATWCKPCNRELDAIAEVYDEWREETGVKIFAVSIDQAQNINKVKPLVDNHGWEYDVLLDPNSDFKRALGIQMIPYVLIVDGKGQIVYKHNGYTDGAETELIEKVRELIK, from the coding sequence ATGAAAAGATCAATCATTATTTCTATTCTGGCATTTCTTTTTGTTGGAATTTCTTATGCACAATTGCCTCAGACCGTTTTAAAAGATATAAATGGCCGTACTGTTCAAACTGATACGCTGAACAATGGAGGCAAACCTTTCATCATTGATTTCTTTGCCACTTGGTGCAAGCCCTGTAACCGCGAACTCGACGCTATTGCCGAGGTTTATGATGAGTGGCGTGAAGAAACGGGAGTTAAGATTTTTGCTGTAAGCATTGATCAGGCGCAGAATATTAATAAGGTGAAACCTTTGGTTGACAATCACGGATGGGAGTACGACGTACTGCTTGACCCCAATAGCGATTTCAAGCGCGCATTGGGCATTCAGATGATTCCCTATGTACTGATTGTCGATGGCAAGGGTCAGATTGTTTACAAGCACAACGGATATACCGATGGTGCTGAAACAGAACTTATTGAAAAAGTACGCGAACTGATTAAGTAA
- the trxA gene encoding thioredoxin, producing the protein MEVQVTNENFASLKNGNLPLVVDFWATWCGPCRMVGPIISELAEKYDGKIVVGKCDVEEADDLAAEFGIRNIPTILFFKNGEVVDKLVGAVSKAKFEEKFEALL; encoded by the coding sequence ATGGAAGTACAAGTAACTAACGAGAACTTTGCAAGCTTGAAGAATGGCAATCTGCCCCTTGTAGTTGATTTCTGGGCCACATGGTGCGGTCCCTGCCGTATGGTTGGTCCTATCATCTCTGAACTGGCCGAGAAGTATGATGGCAAAATCGTTGTAGGCAAATGCGACGTTGAGGAAGCCGACGACCTGGCTGCTGAATTTGGTATCCGTAATATTCCTACCATTCTTTTCTTCAAGAATGGCGAAGTGGTCGACAAGCTGGTAGGTGCCGTGTCGAAAGCCAAGTTTGAAGAGAAGTTCGAAGCCCTGCTGTAA